In one window of Chloroflexota bacterium DNA:
- a CDS encoding WecB/TagA/CpsF family glycosyltransferase, protein MGAETVEILGLPVQVVTYGETLDIIREWIGSGEPHQLATANPEFMIMAQEDAEFRQALKSADLVVADGAGLLWAARVMGQPLPERVTGSDLLPLIARQAAAEGWTIFLLGAAPGTARQTAEVLQAEHSELRVVNDYSGSPSDEESDGIIELVRQARPDILLVAYGAPAQEKWIARYLHELAVPVVIGVGGAFDHIAGVQRRAPVWVQNLHLEWLFRLVTQPWRWRRQLALPKFAWAVLRSRWQS, encoded by the coding sequence ATGGGTGCAGAGACTGTCGAGATCCTGGGGCTGCCGGTTCAGGTGGTCACCTATGGAGAAACACTCGACATAATTCGTGAATGGATCGGATCCGGAGAACCACACCAGCTGGCGACCGCCAACCCCGAGTTTATGATAATGGCCCAGGAAGATGCCGAGTTTCGCCAGGCTCTCAAGTCTGCTGATCTCGTGGTCGCGGACGGTGCCGGGTTGCTGTGGGCGGCGCGGGTTATGGGCCAGCCATTGCCTGAGCGGGTGACAGGGTCTGATCTGTTGCCGCTGATTGCCCGGCAGGCAGCGGCTGAAGGATGGACGATATTCCTACTGGGTGCTGCTCCCGGGACTGCACGCCAAACTGCCGAGGTTTTGCAAGCCGAACACTCGGAACTTCGTGTAGTCAATGACTATTCGGGTTCACCTTCCGATGAAGAAAGTGACGGAATCATCGAACTTGTACGCCAGGCACGGCCAGATATTCTGCTCGTGGCCTACGGGGCACCAGCCCAGGAGAAGTGGATTGCCCGCTATTTGCATGAACTGGCCGTGCCTGTTGTGATCGGAGTAGGGGGGGCCTTCGACCACATCGCTGGCGTCCAGAGACGCGCACCGGTTTGGGTGCAAAATCTGCATCTGGAATGGTTATTTCGTTTAGTCACCCAGCCATGGCGTTGGCGTCGCCAGCTTGCCTTGCCCAAATTCGCCTGGGCTGTGCTGCGATCCCGTTGGCAGAGCTGA
- a CDS encoding glycosyltransferase family 9 protein — translation MRVQGDGAEGVDSAVKSEFGLAAGERVLVVKLADIGDLLTATPALRALRETFSSAEIDLLTTPSAAAVVPSRLVDRVYRMPRTLVQGPSGLSHFSALATTIRSRGYAAVLFLHHMTLKSGALKYRLIAGMSQAPLSVGLDNGNGAWLSHRARDEGFGAYHEVEYWLKVVGLLGATTENLELEAQVTSSDRAWANDLLSDLGNRPLVTIHPGSGGYAMARRWEPEKWAVVGDALAECYGTQVVLVGTAADGAERVSETMLQPVLDLTGGTTLPQLAALLERSTLFLGADSGVMHLAAAARVPIVALFGPSNHLAWAPWVPGGRVGIVRAQPFCSPCSYVEHSVGLRDGCWHRSCMADLQPERVLAEVAQLGVLGQTG, via the coding sequence ATGAGAGTCCAGGGCGATGGCGCAGAGGGTGTGGATTCAGCGGTGAAAAGCGAATTTGGCCTCGCTGCCGGCGAACGCGTGCTGGTGGTGAAGCTGGCCGACATTGGAGACCTATTGACGGCAACGCCAGCTCTTCGGGCCTTGCGGGAGACCTTTTCATCTGCTGAAATCGACCTTCTGACCACGCCATCAGCGGCTGCTGTGGTACCCAGCAGGCTGGTGGACCGGGTGTATCGCATGCCGCGCACCCTCGTCCAGGGGCCGTCTGGCCTCTCTCATTTTTCCGCACTGGCAACAACGATTCGCAGCCGCGGGTATGCTGCGGTCTTATTTCTTCATCACATGACACTTAAGAGTGGAGCGCTGAAATACCGGTTGATAGCCGGGATGTCGCAGGCGCCGCTGAGCGTGGGCCTCGACAATGGAAACGGTGCATGGCTCAGCCATCGGGCGCGGGATGAGGGATTCGGCGCCTATCACGAGGTCGAATACTGGCTCAAGGTGGTAGGGCTGTTGGGCGCCACCACCGAAAACCTGGAACTGGAAGCGCAAGTTACTTCTTCCGACCGCGCCTGGGCGAACGATCTGTTGAGCGATCTGGGAAACCGGCCGCTTGTTACCATCCATCCAGGCTCTGGCGGTTACGCAATGGCTCGTCGATGGGAGCCTGAAAAGTGGGCAGTGGTTGGCGATGCACTTGCCGAGTGTTATGGTACGCAGGTTGTTCTGGTTGGCACCGCGGCCGATGGCGCAGAGCGGGTCAGTGAAACCATGCTCCAGCCCGTCCTCGATTTGACCGGCGGTACCACGTTGCCGCAGCTGGCCGCTCTCCTTGAGCGATCTACTCTGTTTTTAGGAGCAGATTCGGGTGTCATGCACCTGGCGGCCGCTGCCAGGGTGCCGATTGTTGCCCTGTTTGGCCCGTCCAATCACCTGGCCTGGGCGCCCTGGGTGCCGGGCGGGCGTGTTGGCATCGTTCGTGCCCAGCCCTTCTGTTCCCCGTGCAGCTATGTCGAACACAGCGTGGGCCTGCGCGACGGCTGCTGGCACCGCTCCTGCATGGCAGATCTGCAGCCGGAACGCGTCCTGGCAGAAGTGGCACAACTGGGCGTGTTGGGGCAAACGGGGTAG
- a CDS encoding glycosyltransferase family 1 protein, whose amino-acid sequence MLIGIDASRALRARRTGTENYSLQLIRHLLALESDHRFRLYCDQQPSPDLFGIAGNTRLSNNAELCVIPFARLWTHLRLSAEVMRNPPDVLFVPSHVLPLIHPRPSVVTVHDLGYHYFPEAHRARDRWYLDLGTRFNARSADRVIADSRATRADLLGLFDLDAEKVPVVYLGRDQNLKPETNSERLQDVKGRLGLRDPYVLTVGTLQPRKNLARLVDAFSRVQARVDAAQLVLAGRVGWLSDPIFEQVKRFGLEDHVLFPGYVEDSDLAALLSGAAAFAFPSLYEGFGFPVLEAQACGTPVLASNTSSLPEVAGDGALFVDPLDVEAIADGLYRLLSDQALRNRLRAEGFANIQRFSWQRCARETLAVLEKVGAA is encoded by the coding sequence ATGCTGATAGGCATCGACGCCAGCAGAGCCTTGCGGGCTCGCCGTACAGGCACTGAAAACTATTCGTTACAACTGATCCGCCATTTACTTGCCCTGGAGTCGGATCACCGTTTTCGACTCTATTGCGACCAACAGCCCTCTCCGGACTTGTTCGGCATCGCCGGGAACACCCGGCTATCCAACAATGCTGAATTGTGTGTCATTCCCTTTGCGCGCCTGTGGACCCATCTTCGCTTGAGCGCCGAGGTCATGCGAAACCCTCCTGATGTGCTGTTCGTGCCATCCCACGTGCTGCCATTGATCCATCCGCGGCCCAGTGTCGTTACTGTGCACGACCTGGGCTACCACTATTTCCCTGAAGCCCATCGGGCGCGGGATCGTTGGTATCTGGATCTCGGCACGCGTTTCAACGCGCGTAGCGCTGATCGGGTCATTGCAGACTCTCGAGCAACCCGGGCCGATCTGCTCGGTCTTTTCGACCTGGACGCTGAGAAGGTCCCGGTCGTTTACCTGGGGCGGGACCAAAATCTCAAACCGGAGACGAACTCTGAACGCCTCCAGGATGTCAAAGGGCGTCTTGGCCTGCGGGATCCCTACGTGCTCACCGTGGGAACGCTGCAGCCGCGCAAGAATCTGGCACGGCTCGTCGATGCTTTTTCGCGGGTGCAGGCCAGGGTGGACGCTGCTCAACTGGTCCTGGCGGGGCGCGTCGGGTGGTTATCGGATCCGATCTTTGAGCAGGTCAAGAGATTCGGTCTCGAAGATCACGTGCTCTTTCCTGGCTATGTGGAGGACAGTGACCTGGCTGCACTGCTCAGCGGGGCAGCCGCGTTTGCCTTTCCTTCCCTCTACGAGGGCTTTGGTTTTCCCGTGTTGGAGGCTCAGGCCTGTGGCACGCCGGTGTTGGCATCCAATACGTCATCCCTTCCTGAAGTTGCGGGTGACGGGGCCTTGTTTGTGGATCCGTTGGATGTGGAGGCGATTGCCGATGGATTGTATCGGTTGCTAAGCGATCAGGCGTTGCGGAACCGGTTGCGCGCCGAGGGATTCGCCAATATCCAGCGCTTTTCCTGGCAACGCTGTGCCCGGGAAACTCTGGCGGTCCTGGAGAAGGTGGGTGCAGCATGA
- a CDS encoding thymidine phosphorylase encodes MNAVDIIVKKRDGHALTPAEIEFFISGYSDETIPDYQAAALAMAIYFQGMDDDEATALTLAMLHSGHQLTPQDAFPPDTIVVDKHSTGGVGDKTTLVVAPIVASLGLPVGKLSGRGLGFSGGTLDKLESIDGMDIQVPAEQFTRQLQEIGLVIGGQTAELAPADGKLYALRDVTGTVPVLPLMASSIMSKKLAAGADAIVLDVKVGYGAFMQDLENASHLASLMVEIGKESQRAMSAVISDMNQPLGWAVGNALELREAIQTLRGAGPRDLVLLATTLAGEMLHLGGKVADPSEGRQLALSQLANGQAWQKFRQFVAAQGGDLKQVDQPDQLPIARIIEPVLAPAGGWIQEIRADEVGIAAVNLGGGRALKTDAIDPAVGVVLEVKVADRIESEEPIAWIHANDEKKLADARQRISAATKIASEPTEPIELIHEIIR; translated from the coding sequence ATGAACGCAGTCGACATCATCGTAAAAAAGAGAGATGGACACGCCCTGACTCCAGCAGAGATCGAGTTCTTTATCTCGGGCTACTCCGATGAAACCATTCCGGACTACCAGGCCGCCGCCCTGGCCATGGCCATCTATTTCCAGGGAATGGACGACGATGAAGCAACAGCCCTGACCCTGGCCATGCTTCACTCGGGGCATCAGCTGACGCCACAGGATGCGTTTCCTCCTGACACCATCGTGGTGGACAAACATTCAACCGGCGGCGTTGGCGATAAAACGACACTGGTCGTGGCGCCCATCGTTGCCAGCCTGGGTCTTCCCGTCGGCAAGCTCAGTGGACGAGGGCTGGGTTTCTCCGGTGGCACGCTGGATAAGCTGGAGAGCATCGATGGCATGGACATCCAGGTACCAGCTGAGCAATTCACTCGTCAGCTTCAAGAGATCGGACTGGTAATCGGCGGCCAAACTGCTGAGCTTGCGCCAGCCGACGGAAAGCTGTACGCCTTGCGGGATGTAACCGGCACGGTGCCTGTACTGCCACTGATGGCGTCCTCCATCATGTCCAAAAAGCTGGCTGCCGGCGCCGATGCCATCGTACTCGACGTGAAGGTGGGCTACGGAGCCTTCATGCAGGACCTGGAGAACGCGTCCCACCTGGCAAGCCTCATGGTGGAAATCGGGAAGGAATCGCAGCGGGCCATGTCGGCAGTGATCAGCGACATGAATCAGCCACTGGGCTGGGCAGTGGGCAATGCACTGGAGCTAAGGGAGGCAATCCAGACGCTTCGGGGCGCCGGGCCCAGGGACCTGGTGCTTCTGGCAACGACTCTGGCTGGCGAGATGCTGCACCTGGGCGGCAAAGTGGCTGACCCATCGGAAGGCCGGCAGCTGGCGCTGAGCCAGCTGGCCAATGGACAGGCCTGGCAGAAGTTCCGGCAGTTCGTGGCGGCCCAGGGCGGCGACCTGAAGCAGGTAGACCAGCCCGACCAGCTGCCAATAGCTCGTATTATCGAACCGGTACTTGCGCCCGCGGGCGGCTGGATCCAAGAGATTCGAGCCGATGAAGTGGGCATCGCTGCCGTAAACCTGGGCGGCGGGCGAGCCCTGAAAACAGATGCAATCGATCCTGCCGTGGGCGTTGTCCTGGAAGTGAAGGTAGCCGATAGAATCGAATCTGAAGAGCCGATCGCCTGGATCCACGCCAACGACGAAAAGAAGCTGGCCGACGCCAGGCAACGTATCAGCGCAGCCACGAAGATTGCCTCAGAACCGACCGAACCGATCGAGTTGATCCACGAAATAATCCGTTAA
- the coaBC gene encoding bifunctional phosphopantothenoylcysteine decarboxylase/phosphopantothenate--cysteine ligase CoaBC has protein sequence MTEVQHVRVVRGKRILLGVTGGIAAYKAVTVASRLSQAGAVVDVLMTEAAKRFVSPLTFSALTGRPVMSSLWSRTDGEIRHITMAKDADLFVIAPATANTIARLANGLADGPITVVALATRASILLAPAMETGMWHHPATQENMQRLATRGAHVVGPMPGRLASGAVGLGRMAEPPQIIEMARKVLGSSGPLAGVHVVITAGATQEALDPVRFLTNRSTGKMGVALASSARDFGATVTLIHAPMQVPVPFAVGSVPVRTAVEMREATFRALPDADVLIGAAAVGDYRPAWQAGQKIKKSGNLPIELLRNPDILAEVGDQRDKNGHPQILIGFAAETEDFLENARAKLRAKNLDLIVANDVSATHSGFGVDTNQVTLLDRWGDVFPWPLLSKTEVADRLMVWISRQIHGQGVGDLGD, from the coding sequence ATGACCGAAGTTCAACACGTTCGAGTGGTCCGCGGCAAACGAATCCTGCTGGGCGTGACCGGCGGTATAGCGGCTTACAAGGCGGTGACCGTTGCCAGCCGGCTGTCCCAGGCCGGCGCCGTGGTCGATGTGCTGATGACCGAGGCGGCCAAGCGATTCGTTTCCCCATTGACATTCTCGGCCTTGACGGGACGGCCGGTGATGAGCAGCCTCTGGTCCAGGACCGACGGCGAGATCCGCCATATCACCATGGCCAAGGATGCCGACCTGTTTGTCATTGCCCCCGCAACCGCTAACACCATCGCCCGCCTGGCCAACGGGCTGGCCGACGGCCCGATCACCGTCGTTGCCCTTGCTACCAGGGCGTCGATTCTCCTGGCGCCGGCCATGGAAACCGGCATGTGGCACCATCCAGCTACGCAGGAAAACATGCAAAGATTGGCCACCCGGGGCGCGCATGTGGTGGGACCCATGCCTGGGCGGCTGGCCTCCGGGGCTGTGGGACTGGGCCGTATGGCAGAGCCCCCTCAGATCATCGAAATGGCCCGCAAGGTGCTCGGCAGCAGCGGGCCCCTGGCGGGCGTTCACGTGGTCATTACAGCAGGCGCCACGCAGGAGGCCCTCGATCCGGTGCGGTTTCTCACCAACCGTTCTACCGGCAAGATGGGCGTTGCCCTGGCCAGTTCTGCCCGTGACTTCGGTGCGACGGTCACTTTGATCCATGCGCCCATGCAGGTACCGGTTCCCTTCGCTGTGGGGTCGGTTCCAGTACGTACCGCTGTAGAGATGCGAGAGGCAACCTTCCGGGCGTTGCCTGATGCCGATGTTCTGATCGGGGCGGCGGCTGTTGGCGACTATCGGCCGGCGTGGCAAGCGGGCCAGAAGATCAAAAAAAGTGGCAATCTGCCGATTGAATTGTTGCGCAATCCCGATATCCTGGCAGAGGTTGGAGATCAACGCGACAAAAACGGGCATCCCCAGATACTGATTGGTTTTGCTGCTGAGACAGAGGATTTTCTGGAAAACGCCCGGGCCAAACTGAGGGCCAAGAATCTCGACCTGATTGTGGCAAATGATGTTTCGGCCACCCATAGCGGCTTTGGTGTCGATACCAACCAGGTTACCCTGCTCGACAGGTGGGGAGACGTGTTTCCCTGGCCCCTGCTCTCCAAGACGGAAGTAGCCGATCGCCTCATGGTCTGGATTTCCCGCCAGATCCACGGACAGGGCGTGGGCGATCTGGGAGACTGA
- a CDS encoding polyphosphate kinase 2 family protein: MKSDTVDRYRVKPGTKVNLDEWDPNDKALFEGKKLEGKAALPTLTDQLRELQEVLYAEHRHKLLIVLQAMDSGGKDGTIRHAFTGVNPQGVRVASFKVPTAEEMAHDYLWRIHKETPGSGEIVIFNRSHYEDVLVVRVHELAPKKVWMKRYDHINAFEKTLADEGTTILKFYLNISPDEQKERLQARLDEPNKNWKFNVGDLAERKLWPEYMKAYEDVFSKTSTRQAPWYIVPGNRKWYRNLVISKVIIDTLEGLDMAYPEPEEDLDKVVIE; this comes from the coding sequence ATGAAATCTGATACCGTCGATCGATATCGAGTGAAGCCAGGCACCAAGGTGAATCTCGACGAGTGGGACCCCAACGACAAGGCACTCTTCGAGGGGAAAAAGCTTGAGGGTAAGGCGGCTTTACCGACACTGACCGATCAGCTACGGGAACTTCAGGAAGTTCTCTACGCCGAACACCGGCACAAGCTGTTGATCGTATTACAGGCGATGGATTCCGGCGGCAAGGATGGCACCATCCGTCACGCCTTCACCGGCGTCAATCCTCAGGGAGTCCGGGTTGCCAGTTTCAAGGTACCGACAGCGGAGGAAATGGCCCACGATTATCTATGGCGCATCCACAAGGAAACTCCCGGCAGCGGCGAGATTGTGATCTTCAATCGCAGCCATTACGAGGATGTGCTGGTCGTGCGGGTCCACGAACTGGCGCCAAAAAAGGTCTGGATGAAACGCTACGATCATATCAACGCCTTCGAAAAAACCCTGGCCGACGAGGGCACCACGATCCTCAAGTTCTATCTCAACATCAGCCCCGATGAACAAAAGGAACGACTCCAGGCCCGGCTGGACGAGCCCAACAAGAACTGGAAGTTCAACGTGGGCGATCTGGCGGAACGCAAGCTATGGCCCGAGTACATGAAAGCCTACGAGGATGTCTTCAGCAAGACCAGTACCCGCCAGGCCCCCTGGTACATCGTGCCCGGCAATCGCAAATGGTACCGCAACCTGGTGATCAGCAAGGTGATCATCGATACCCTGGAAGGGCTCGACATGGCCTATCCGGAGCCGGAAGAGGACCTGGACAAGGTCGTCATCGAATAG
- a CDS encoding cohesin domain-containing protein, whose translation MRVVSLLLALFLVFLVLPLTTAAQDGSTLQMTMPDPDAHLSAGDSFVSVVSVQEVEGLLGFQFDINFDPGQLAVESVELGPFLASTGRSPQPLGPDVRDAAEGRVVFGGFTLGKDQPGASGEGVLATILWRVVAPGEHGVTLDSIQLAGSTGAALPVSDEVEVVPEAEVVSGGADSSAAGDVGSLFPGGFPRWLPVVAVVGLVLLVGILLARVTRRSSVGA comes from the coding sequence ATGCGTGTCGTTTCTCTCCTTCTCGCCTTGTTCCTTGTTTTCCTCGTTCTTCCCCTGACAACTGCGGCCCAGGATGGCAGCACCCTCCAGATGACCATGCCCGACCCCGATGCTCACCTGTCCGCCGGCGATTCCTTTGTGTCCGTGGTGTCTGTCCAGGAGGTGGAGGGACTCCTGGGTTTCCAATTCGATATCAATTTCGATCCCGGTCAACTGGCCGTGGAATCGGTTGAGCTCGGGCCTTTTCTCGCCAGTACCGGTCGCAGCCCCCAGCCGTTGGGCCCCGATGTGCGCGATGCCGCAGAGGGACGGGTGGTCTTTGGTGGGTTCACCCTGGGCAAAGATCAACCCGGCGCTTCGGGCGAAGGGGTCCTGGCAACGATTCTCTGGCGCGTGGTGGCGCCAGGTGAGCACGGTGTGACTCTCGATAGCATCCAGTTGGCTGGTAGCACCGGCGCCGCTCTGCCGGTATCTGATGAGGTCGAGGTCGTTCCAGAGGCGGAGGTCGTCTCTGGCGGCGCGGACTCCTCGGCGGCCGGTGATGTTGGTTCCCTGTTCCCGGGTGGGTTCCCCCGTTGGCTGCCGGTGGTGGCGGTTGTTGGTCTCGTATTGCTGGTGGGGATTCTGCTGGCGAGGGTGACGCGGCGTAGCTCCGTTGGGGCATGA
- the ligA gene encoding NAD-dependent DNA ligase LigA: MENLENRARRLRELINHHSYLYNVLDAPGISDAEYDALFNELKSLETEYPQLRTTDSPTQRVGGVVMEGFSRVRHPAPMLSLANAFGPEELRAWHDRLLRLLPEEQADGLVYVVEPKVDGLTVVLHYEDGVFIQGATRGDGTTGEEITANLRTVRDLPLRIPVVAGAKLASDDQPVAGDGPPDRLVVRGEAYMNKADFERFQAEQAASGGKTYANPRNTAAGALRNLDSTVAASRPLHLWAYQIVDLAGFDPVPETQWDALALLRNLGFPVSDQNRRFSDFEELIAYVKKWETVRHELAYEVDGLVIKLDDFALHDQLGVAGKDPRWAVAYKYPAEEAITRLQAIEVNVGRTGTINPYAVLEPVQVSGVTVQHATLHNMDYIRDNDIRVGDTVVVKRAGEVIPQVLRPVVELRSGDEIVWEMPDRCPVCGGPVVQPEGEVAFYCTNSACPAQLVRGVEHFVSRGAMDIEGFGIRQAELFVDLGYIEDLADVYYLPWQQVEELDGYGERRVARLRTAVENSKAQSLARLLTALGIHGVGGTVAESLADHFGSLDALMAASSEELEAIAGIGPKLAASIVGWFGQESNGQVVDKLRAAGLRLQEAAVENSRAGQPLAGQSWVITGTLPNLSRQEAAALIKSRGGKVTGSVSSRTSYLLAGEKAGSKLAKAENLGVPVVDEATLREMIGQ, encoded by the coding sequence ATGGAAAACCTGGAAAACCGCGCACGACGACTGCGTGAGTTGATCAACCACCACAGCTATCTCTATAATGTGCTGGACGCTCCCGGGATCAGCGACGCCGAGTATGACGCGCTTTTCAACGAGTTGAAGAGTCTCGAAACAGAATATCCGCAATTGCGCACCACCGACTCGCCGACCCAGCGGGTCGGTGGTGTGGTTATGGAAGGATTTTCCCGGGTTCGCCACCCCGCGCCCATGCTCAGCCTGGCCAATGCCTTCGGGCCAGAGGAACTGCGGGCCTGGCATGATCGGCTGCTGCGCTTGTTGCCCGAGGAGCAGGCCGATGGCCTGGTGTACGTGGTGGAGCCGAAAGTCGATGGCCTCACCGTCGTGTTACACTACGAAGATGGCGTGTTTATCCAGGGAGCCACCCGCGGCGATGGCACTACCGGCGAGGAAATCACCGCCAATTTGCGCACCGTTCGCGACCTGCCGTTGCGAATCCCTGTGGTTGCCGGCGCAAAGCTGGCGTCTGACGACCAGCCTGTTGCCGGCGACGGTCCACCGGATCGCCTTGTGGTTCGCGGTGAAGCCTATATGAACAAGGCCGATTTTGAGCGTTTCCAGGCGGAGCAGGCTGCCAGCGGCGGCAAGACCTACGCCAACCCTCGCAATACCGCGGCCGGCGCACTGCGTAATCTCGATTCGACGGTGGCTGCCAGCCGTCCCCTCCACCTCTGGGCCTACCAGATTGTCGACCTGGCGGGATTCGATCCTGTGCCGGAAACCCAATGGGATGCCCTGGCTTTGTTGAGGAACCTGGGATTCCCGGTCAGCGACCAGAATCGGCGGTTCAGTGATTTCGAGGAATTGATCGCCTACGTCAAAAAATGGGAGACAGTGCGTCATGAACTGGCCTATGAAGTGGATGGGCTGGTGATCAAGCTGGATGACTTCGCACTGCACGATCAACTGGGCGTCGCTGGCAAGGATCCTCGCTGGGCCGTGGCCTACAAGTACCCCGCCGAAGAGGCGATCACCCGGCTCCAGGCCATCGAGGTCAACGTGGGCCGAACCGGCACCATCAATCCCTACGCGGTGCTGGAGCCAGTTCAGGTCAGTGGCGTAACCGTGCAACACGCCACCTTGCACAACATGGACTATATCCGGGACAACGACATTCGGGTTGGCGACACCGTAGTAGTGAAACGGGCTGGCGAGGTGATTCCGCAGGTGTTGCGGCCTGTGGTCGAATTGCGTTCCGGCGACGAAATCGTCTGGGAGATGCCCGACCGTTGCCCTGTCTGCGGCGGCCCGGTGGTTCAGCCGGAAGGCGAGGTGGCTTTCTACTGCACCAACTCCGCCTGCCCGGCCCAGCTGGTTCGGGGCGTCGAACACTTCGTCAGCCGCGGCGCCATGGACATCGAAGGCTTTGGCATTCGCCAGGCCGAGCTGTTCGTTGACCTCGGATATATCGAGGATCTGGCTGATGTCTACTACCTGCCCTGGCAGCAGGTCGAGGAGCTGGATGGCTATGGCGAAAGACGGGTAGCCAGGCTGCGCACTGCGGTTGAAAACTCCAAAGCGCAGTCGTTGGCGCGGCTGTTGACGGCATTGGGTATCCATGGTGTGGGTGGCACGGTAGCCGAGTCGCTGGCGGATCATTTTGGCTCGCTGGATGCACTGATGGCTGCCTCGTCCGAGGAGCTGGAAGCCATCGCCGGTATTGGGCCAAAACTTGCAGCCAGCATTGTGGGGTGGTTCGGTCAGGAAAGCAACGGACAGGTGGTCGACAAGCTGCGGGCGGCCGGTCTGCGACTGCAGGAAGCGGCGGTCGAAAACTCGCGGGCCGGGCAACCGCTGGCTGGGCAGAGCTGGGTGATCACCGGCACCCTGCCGAATCTGAGCCGGCAGGAAGCTGCTGCCTTGATAAAGAGTCGGGGTGGCAAGGTGACAGGATCGGTGAGCAGCCGCACCTCTTACCTATTGGCCGGCGAAAAGGCCGGCAGCAAGCTGGCGAAAGCGGAAAACCTCGGCGTGCCGGTGGTCGACGAAGCGACCTTGCGCGAGATGATTGGGCAGTGA
- a CDS encoding TlyA family RNA methyltransferase: MNDYFRKPRGKTRLDSLVVARGLAPSREKARALIMAGSVFIGDQRMTKPGRMVAADALLEVRGSLPYVSRGGLKLEAALDSFQLDPAGMQAADVGASTGGFTDCLLQRGAAHVYAIDVGYGQLAWKLRQDPRVTVMERTNARYLQTLPDGRLLDLAVVDVSFIGLALVMPAVSRILQPGGQAIVLIKPQFEAGRSMVGKGGVVRDPAVHERVLETTMRMFGETGWRVDGLLRSPITGPKGNIEFLCLLAKGGEASAIDVCALISDVLPSQSSK, translated from the coding sequence ATGAACGATTACTTTCGAAAACCCCGTGGAAAAACACGCCTTGATTCCCTCGTGGTGGCCAGGGGGTTGGCGCCGAGCAGAGAAAAAGCCCGGGCATTGATCATGGCCGGCTCGGTATTTATCGGCGATCAGCGGATGACCAAACCTGGGCGGATGGTTGCCGCTGACGCTCTGCTGGAGGTCAGGGGTTCGTTGCCCTATGTCAGCCGCGGCGGTCTTAAACTGGAGGCGGCCCTGGACAGTTTTCAACTCGATCCCGCGGGCATGCAGGCCGCCGACGTTGGAGCCTCGACCGGCGGATTCACAGATTGCCTTCTCCAGCGTGGCGCAGCCCACGTCTACGCAATCGATGTGGGCTATGGCCAGTTGGCCTGGAAACTGCGTCAGGATCCGCGCGTGACCGTCATGGAGCGAACGAATGCCCGCTATCTGCAGACCCTTCCTGATGGCAGGTTGCTCGATTTGGCCGTGGTTGATGTCTCCTTTATCGGGCTGGCACTGGTAATGCCGGCGGTTTCCCGAATCCTGCAACCGGGCGGCCAGGCGATAGTCTTGATCAAGCCTCAGTTCGAAGCGGGACGATCCATGGTGGGCAAGGGTGGTGTCGTGCGCGATCCTGCGGTTCACGAGCGGGTGCTTGAGACAACAATGCGTATGTTCGGGGAAACCGGCTGGCGGGTTGATGGACTGCTGCGCTCTCCCATTACCGGTCCCAAGGGAAACATCGAGTTTCTGTGTCTGCTGGCTAAAGGAGGCGAAGCCTCTGCCATCGACGTGTGCGCCTTGATTTCGGACGTATTGCCATCACAGAGTTCCAAGTAA